In Lacibacter sp. H375, one DNA window encodes the following:
- the paaI gene encoding hydroxyphenylacetyl-CoA thioesterase PaaI: protein MPSAKEVVDHMMQHDLFSQWLGIQVIDIKEGYSKISMTVRAEMINGFGIVHGGVAFSLGDSAFAFACNNRNNLSVALDTSINFIKPVHVGDVLTAEAKELHNGRSTGLYHIQIFNQKDHLVAQFKGTCYRTGKELIAVK from the coding sequence ATGCCATCAGCAAAAGAAGTGGTCGATCACATGATGCAACATGATCTGTTCAGCCAATGGCTGGGCATACAGGTGATCGATATTAAAGAAGGATACAGCAAGATCAGCATGACCGTTCGGGCTGAAATGATCAATGGTTTTGGCATTGTACATGGAGGCGTTGCTTTCTCTTTAGGAGATAGTGCTTTTGCATTTGCATGTAACAACCGGAACAATTTATCGGTGGCATTAGATACATCTATCAACTTTATTAAACCTGTGCATGTTGGTGATGTACTAACGGCCGAAGCAAAAGAATTGCACAATGGCCGATCGACCGGATTGTACCATATTCAGATCTTTAACCAGAAAGATCATTTGGTGGCACAGTTTAAAGGAACTTGTTATAGGACAGGGAAAGAATTGATTGCGGTTAAATAA
- a CDS encoding aminotransferase class V-fold PLP-dependent enzyme, translating into MQDLSSQFLVRKDITYLNYGSFGACAKPVFERYQQYQLELEQEAVQFITVNGPQYLERSRKALGTYINCHQDDVVFVPNPSYAVNIVAKSFDLKPGDEILSTNLEYGACDRTWNYYCNKAGAVYKRQPIRLPLTSKEDFIEQFFQGLTAKTKMIFISQLTSATGLRFPVEEICAIAKEKGLITFVDGAHGPGQVAVDVQAMKADMYTGACHKWMMTPKGSSFLYVKKEFQSWLDPLTVSWGYNAIHPSHSQFLDYHQMQGTRDFSAFLTIPDAIAFMEKHDWVNVAAHYRKLTQDNAAEFCRLLQTEPLAPVTDDFIAQLFSAKIKTTEPEKLQKHLFNEYKIEIPVMRQGEDIYLRYSLHAINSQQDMDTLFNAIAAIKKTTNLIEA; encoded by the coding sequence ATGCAAGATCTATCTTCTCAGTTTCTGGTTCGAAAAGACATCACTTACTTAAATTATGGATCATTTGGCGCTTGTGCCAAACCCGTATTCGAACGCTATCAACAATACCAACTGGAGCTGGAACAGGAAGCCGTACAATTTATTACTGTAAATGGTCCTCAATATCTTGAACGTTCACGAAAGGCATTAGGCACTTATATTAATTGCCACCAGGATGATGTGGTGTTTGTGCCCAACCCTTCTTACGCAGTAAATATTGTCGCTAAAAGTTTTGATCTGAAACCCGGCGATGAAATACTCAGCACTAACTTAGAATACGGTGCCTGCGACAGAACATGGAATTATTATTGCAATAAAGCAGGCGCTGTTTATAAACGTCAACCCATACGTTTGCCTTTAACGAGCAAAGAAGATTTTATTGAACAGTTTTTCCAGGGATTAACGGCAAAAACAAAAATGATCTTTATTAGTCAGCTTACAAGTGCTACAGGTCTTCGTTTTCCTGTTGAAGAGATCTGTGCCATTGCAAAAGAAAAAGGATTGATCACATTTGTTGATGGGGCACATGGACCCGGCCAGGTTGCTGTTGATGTGCAGGCAATGAAAGCCGATATGTACACCGGCGCCTGTCATAAATGGATGATGACGCCAAAAGGAAGTTCATTTCTATATGTAAAGAAAGAGTTTCAATCATGGCTCGATCCGTTGACAGTGAGTTGGGGATATAATGCTATTCATCCTTCACATTCGCAGTTCCTCGATTATCACCAGATGCAAGGCACACGTGACTTCTCGGCTTTCTTAACAATACCCGATGCCATTGCATTTATGGAAAAACATGATTGGGTGAATGTTGCAGCACATTACCGGAAATTAACGCAGGATAATGCAGCTGAATTTTGCAGGCTGCTGCAAACCGAACCATTGGCGCCGGTAACAGATGATTTTATTGCACAGCTTTTCAGCGCTAAAATAAAAACAACCGAACCTGAAAAACTGCAAAAGCATTTGTTCAATGAATACAAAATTGAGATACCTGTTATGCGGCAGGGTGAGGATATTTACCTTCGTTATTCATTGCATGCCATCAACTCACAGCAGGATATGGATACATTATTCAATGCTATTGCTGCTATTAAGAAAACAACCAATTTAATTGAAGCTTAA
- a CDS encoding T9SS type A sorting domain-containing protein translates to MKKIVCSLLFYCTVLFATAQVDITNNGILYITGNTDTVSVIGNFTNATSASLTNNGRFYAKQNYTNNQASTPVGTGELTMNGTGTQYINTTSTSPFYKLTINKLSGLATLSSAVTINNTLTFTAGKLSLDNYDMTIANSATISGAGATTYLVSVGNGVLKQQIAALGSKTFPVGTSSAYTPISISLALFSTTDVFNVRMLPAVYTNGTTGNTMNSNAVDATWMVSESVNGGSNASLTCQWPASLELTGFNRVFSRLAHYTSSAWDYGMVNIMASGSDPYTVTRAGFTSFSPFSVTMLMGILPAGSLELSGKNNGNENMINWSTTSEQNTDHYVVEASLNGSDFTEAGRVVAAGNSTSLSTYNFVHRQINHQSYYYRLKQVDADGKITYSKIIRINVTAFKAATLYPNPVKNKTTISFSLQQSSLITANITNASGLLIQTFNQHYTKGEHKMNLDLGMLPTGSYILQLKDDIGNVQTFQFIKTN, encoded by the coding sequence ATGAAGAAAATAGTCTGCTCCCTTTTATTTTATTGCACGGTGCTTTTTGCAACGGCACAAGTTGATATCACAAACAACGGTATACTTTACATTACCGGTAACACAGATACTGTTTCTGTTATCGGAAATTTTACGAACGCTACTTCTGCATCACTCACCAACAATGGCAGATTTTACGCAAAACAAAACTATACCAATAACCAGGCTTCAACACCTGTTGGTACAGGTGAGTTAACGATGAACGGAACCGGTACACAATATATCAATACTACGAGTACCTCGCCTTTTTATAAACTTACGATCAATAAATTGTCAGGACTCGCAACGCTTTCTTCTGCAGTGACGATCAACAATACGTTGACATTCACCGCCGGTAAATTATCACTCGATAATTATGATATGACCATAGCAAACAGTGCAACTATCAGCGGTGCTGGTGCAACCACTTACCTCGTTTCAGTTGGTAACGGCGTATTAAAACAGCAGATTGCAGCTCTGGGGTCTAAAACGTTTCCTGTCGGCACATCTTCAGCATATACTCCAATAAGTATTTCATTGGCTTTGTTTTCAACAACCGATGTATTTAATGTACGCATGTTACCTGCTGTATATACCAACGGAACAACAGGAAACACAATGAATTCAAACGCAGTTGATGCTACGTGGATGGTTTCTGAATCAGTGAATGGAGGTTCTAATGCATCGCTTACCTGTCAATGGCCTGCTTCATTAGAGCTTACAGGTTTCAACAGGGTATTCAGCCGGCTTGCCCATTACACATCATCAGCATGGGATTATGGGATGGTGAATATTATGGCATCGGGCTCAGATCCATACACTGTAACACGTGCCGGGTTTACAAGCTTCTCACCATTTTCAGTAACCATGCTCATGGGTATTTTGCCAGCAGGCTCACTTGAACTTTCAGGCAAGAATAATGGAAACGAAAACATGATCAATTGGTCAACCACATCAGAGCAGAACACAGATCATTATGTTGTGGAAGCTTCATTAAATGGAAGTGATTTTACAGAAGCAGGCAGAGTAGTGGCTGCTGGAAACAGTACCAGTTTAAGTACTTATAATTTTGTTCATCGCCAGATAAATCATCAATCGTATTACTATCGTTTAAAGCAAGTGGATGCTGATGGGAAGATTACCTATTCAAAAATCATCCGCATAAATGTTACAGCGTTCAAAGCAGCGACACTTTATCCAAACCCGGTAAAAAATAAAACAACCATCAGTTTTTCTTTGCAACAGAGCTCATTGATTACAGCGAACATTACCAACGCTTCAGGCTTACTGATACAAACATTCAATCAACATTATACAAAAGGAGAACATAAAATGAATCTTGATTTGGGTATGTTACCGACAGGCTCATATATACTGCAATTAAAAGACGATATAGGAAATGTGCAAACTTTCCAATTCATTAAAACCAACTAA
- a CDS encoding enoyl-CoA hydratase-related protein, which yields MSSILFEIKNSIAYITLNRADKFNSFNREMALLLQNRLDECASLHEIRCVYITGAGKAFCAGQDIGELVGEDKIELAQILSEHYNPIVKRIRNLPKPVIAAVNGVAAGAGANLALCCDIVVAAESASFIQAFSKIGLIPDSGGTFTLPRLIGWQKASALMMTGDKVSASDAERFGMIYKVFPADLFEAESKKIAHTLANMPTKGLAYTKHVLNYSFNNSWEEQLQLEDQFQQKAALTEDYQEGINAFLEKRQANFKGK from the coding sequence ATGTCATCCATTCTGTTTGAAATAAAAAACTCCATTGCCTACATCACACTAAACCGTGCTGATAAATTCAATTCGTTCAATCGGGAAATGGCGCTGCTGTTGCAAAACAGGCTCGATGAATGTGCATCGCTCCACGAAATACGTTGCGTTTACATCACTGGCGCAGGAAAAGCCTTTTGTGCAGGTCAGGATATTGGCGAACTGGTAGGTGAAGACAAAATTGAGTTAGCACAAATTTTATCAGAGCATTATAATCCCATCGTTAAACGCATCCGCAACTTACCCAAGCCAGTAATTGCTGCGGTGAACGGCGTGGCCGCAGGTGCAGGTGCTAATCTTGCTTTGTGTTGCGATATTGTTGTGGCTGCAGAATCAGCATCGTTCATACAAGCATTTTCAAAAATTGGTTTGATCCCCGACAGTGGTGGCACATTCACTTTGCCACGATTAATCGGTTGGCAAAAGGCAAGTGCGTTGATGATGACCGGAGATAAAGTTTCAGCCAGCGATGCAGAACGTTTTGGTATGATCTACAAAGTATTTCCTGCTGATCTGTTTGAAGCAGAGAGTAAGAAGATCGCTCATACATTAGCCAACATGCCAACCAAAGGCTTAGCCTACACAAAGCATGTATTGAATTATTCATTCAACAATTCCTGGGAAGAGCAATTACAATTGGAAGATCAGTTTCAGCAAAAAGCTGCATTAACAGAAGATTACCAGGAAGGCATCAATGCATTTCTGGAAAAGAGACAGGCAAACTTCAAAGGAAAATAA
- a CDS encoding MgtC/SapB family protein: MDITIYLEEAAQVSIAFIIGAVIGLEREFRSKPAGFRTMIFICVGSCLYTILSKESNTISPDRIASNIVTGIGFIGAGVIFKEGISVNGLTTAALIWITAALGMAIGYHNYPLAIVVSSMVVIALFVLEPVQRFINRLHKVKDYKIKTDDTTDALKKEMEAFFEKHDINFRCMKMNKENNEAVYLYRIGAPKHDYDIVNEFLLRHKSVISFDI; the protein is encoded by the coding sequence ATGGATATTACCATCTACTTAGAAGAAGCCGCACAGGTTTCGATTGCATTTATCATTGGTGCAGTCATTGGGCTTGAACGTGAGTTTAGAAGTAAACCGGCAGGTTTTCGCACCATGATCTTTATTTGTGTTGGCTCCTGTTTGTACACCATTCTTTCAAAAGAAAGTAACACGATTAGCCCCGATCGTATTGCCAGTAACATTGTAACGGGTATTGGTTTTATTGGTGCAGGCGTCATTTTTAAAGAAGGCATTTCGGTGAATGGATTAACCACTGCTGCATTGATCTGGATCACTGCTGCTTTAGGCATGGCCATCGGCTATCACAATTATCCATTGGCCATTGTTGTAAGCAGCATGGTGGTAATTGCCTTGTTTGTGCTGGAACCTGTGCAACGTTTTATTAACCGTTTGCATAAAGTAAAAGATTACAAGATCAAAACAGACGATACTACAGATGCATTGAAAAAGGAAATGGAAGCATTCTTTGAAAAGCATGATATTAATTTCCGCTGTATGAAAATGAACAAAGAAAATAACGAAGCTGTTTATCTTTATCGCATTGGCGCACCAAAACACGATTATGATATTGTGAATGAATTTCTGTTGAGACATAAAAGTGTCATCAGTTTCGATATTTAA
- a CDS encoding Gfo/Idh/MocA family protein, translating to MNNDNNSRRDFVKNSSLLAGGLIMSPLFSNANFFSGADETIKVALVGCGGRGTGAAMQALLTKQNVKLVAMADAFRDRIDNCYKTLTRDDGSGGSVKGRVDVPEERKFVGFDAYAKAIALADVVILTTPPGFRPIHFEEAVNKGKHVFMEKPVATDPVGIRRVLEAAEKAKQQKLNVVVGLQRRYQNSYRELFKRKNLIGDITSAQAWWNNDGVWVNKRKYGQTEMEYQMRNWYYFNWLCGDHIVEQHIHNIDVVNWFKDAYPVKAQGMGGRQVRKGKDHGEIFDHHYVEFTYADGSVLNSQCRHIPGTMSRVDELIIGTKGSIKGDAATILDAKGKPIFQFDKKGENNPYQNEHDELFAAIAKGEYKFADAEIGAKSTLTAIMGRMATYSGQMLEWDKILASNLNLQPKKYDWDAAPPILPNDDGYYPVAVPGVTKYV from the coding sequence ATGAACAACGATAACAATTCACGCAGGGATTTTGTAAAAAATTCTTCGCTGCTTGCCGGTGGTCTCATCATGAGTCCGCTCTTTTCAAATGCCAATTTCTTTTCAGGTGCCGATGAAACGATCAAAGTTGCATTGGTTGGTTGTGGCGGTCGTGGTACCGGCGCTGCCATGCAGGCGTTGCTAACGAAACAAAATGTAAAACTCGTTGCAATGGCCGATGCGTTCCGTGATCGTATCGACAACTGTTATAAAACATTAACAAGAGATGACGGCTCAGGTGGTTCTGTAAAAGGAAGAGTAGATGTGCCTGAAGAACGGAAGTTTGTTGGCTTTGATGCATATGCAAAAGCAATTGCACTAGCCGATGTGGTGATCTTAACCACACCTCCTGGTTTCCGTCCCATTCATTTTGAAGAAGCCGTGAACAAAGGCAAGCATGTGTTCATGGAAAAACCGGTAGCAACTGATCCTGTTGGTATCCGCAGGGTGCTGGAAGCTGCTGAAAAAGCAAAACAGCAGAAGCTGAATGTGGTGGTTGGTTTGCAACGCCGTTATCAAAACTCCTACCGTGAGTTATTTAAACGCAAAAACCTTATTGGCGATATCACATCAGCACAAGCATGGTGGAACAACGATGGTGTATGGGTGAACAAACGCAAATACGGTCAAACAGAAATGGAATACCAAATGCGTAACTGGTATTATTTCAACTGGCTTTGCGGCGATCATATCGTAGAACAGCACATTCATAATATTGATGTGGTGAACTGGTTCAAAGATGCTTATCCTGTAAAAGCTCAAGGTATGGGTGGAAGACAAGTGCGTAAAGGAAAAGATCATGGTGAAATTTTTGATCATCACTATGTTGAGTTTACCTATGCAGATGGTTCAGTGTTGAACAGTCAGTGTCGACATATCCCTGGTACGATGAGTCGTGTGGATGAACTGATCATTGGTACCAAAGGAAGTATTAAAGGTGATGCAGCAACCATTCTTGATGCAAAAGGAAAACCAATTTTCCAGTTCGATAAGAAAGGAGAAAACAATCCTTACCAAAACGAGCATGATGAACTGTTTGCAGCCATTGCTAAAGGTGAATACAAATTTGCTGATGCAGAAATTGGTGCAAAGAGTACATTGACTGCTATCATGGGTCGTATGGCAACATATTCAGGCCAAATGCTGGAGTGGGATAAAATCTTAGCATCCAACCTCAATCTTCAACCAAAGAAATATGATTGGGATGCAGCACCTCCTATTCTTCCAAATGATGATGGTTATTATCCGGTAGCTGTGCCGGGTGTAACAAAATATGTTTAA
- a CDS encoding formylglycine-generating enzyme family protein, with protein MKKLLFTMPFLATVLFSSAQTGDTAFRTYMQAIPSSSFQSKMVAIPAGSFMMGSSDADKLKEADETPQRQVKVDAFWMGAYEVTYDEFNAFFLDESISQNTAVDAVTRPSSPYIDMTLGMGKEGGFPANSMQQYGALMYCKWLYKKTGIFFRLPTEAEWEYACRAGTTTAYPFGTEVKQLEKFAWFKTNSDNRYHKVGEKQPNAWGLYDMLGNVGEWVLDQYSETYFTTIGENANNPLIEPTARYPRTVKGGTYQDEAKELRSANRIKSDPVWNRRDPQIPRSKWWNADAPFIGFRIIRPVKQPTAEEAEVFFQKYLGED; from the coding sequence ATGAAGAAGTTATTATTTACAATGCCGTTTCTTGCAACGGTTTTATTTAGCAGTGCTCAGACGGGTGATACAGCTTTCCGTACCTACATGCAAGCCATCCCATCAAGCAGTTTTCAAAGTAAAATGGTTGCCATCCCTGCTGGATCTTTCATGATGGGAAGCAGTGATGCCGACAAACTGAAAGAAGCAGATGAAACCCCGCAACGGCAGGTGAAAGTAGATGCATTCTGGATGGGTGCTTATGAAGTTACGTATGATGAGTTCAATGCATTTTTTCTCGATGAATCAATCAGTCAGAATACAGCTGTTGATGCAGTTACAAGACCAAGCTCTCCTTATATTGATATGACATTGGGCATGGGCAAGGAAGGCGGCTTTCCTGCCAACAGTATGCAGCAATATGGTGCACTCATGTATTGCAAATGGTTGTATAAAAAAACAGGAATCTTTTTTCGTTTGCCCACGGAAGCTGAATGGGAATATGCCTGTCGTGCAGGAACAACTACTGCTTATCCTTTTGGAACAGAAGTAAAACAATTAGAAAAATTTGCCTGGTTCAAAACCAACAGCGATAACCGTTATCATAAAGTTGGAGAGAAGCAACCAAACGCCTGGGGTTTGTATGATATGCTGGGCAATGTTGGTGAATGGGTGTTAGATCAATACAGTGAAACATATTTTACAACGATTGGTGAGAATGCAAATAATCCATTGATCGAACCAACAGCACGTTATCCAAGAACGGTGAAAGGCGGAACATACCAGGATGAAGCAAAAGAATTACGTAGTGCCAATCGGATTAAATCAGATCCTGTATGGAACCGTCGTGATCCACAGATACCAAGAAGTAAATGGTGGAATGCTGATGCACCGTTTATCGGTTTCCGCATTATCCGTCCGGTGAAACAACCAACTGCTGAAGAAGCAGAAGTGTTCTTTCAAAAGTATTTGGGAGAAGATTGA
- a CDS encoding hydroxypyruvate isomerase family protein has translation MQRRQFLQQSVLAGAAAVTGTSAMAESTKLQAAEKPFQLDYAFHAGMFKNHGGDSFLDQIRWAYDQGFRSIEDNGMMGRSADEQKKIGDLLAKLGMRMGVFVITSDNWHWITSLTSGKQEWIDKMVKDCKTAVEVAKRCNAKWLTVVPGNYERRLSLDLQTANVITALRKGAEILEPHGLIMVLEALSDNNDLFLRGTDQTYMICKAVNSPSCKFLFDMYHMQRNEGNIIASIDRVWEETGYFQIGDNPGRKEPGTGEMNYKNIFKHIHKKGFKGIMGMEHGNAAPGKEGELALIKAYREADSF, from the coding sequence ATGCAACGCAGACAATTTCTTCAACAATCGGTATTGGCAGGCGCAGCTGCTGTAACAGGTACAAGTGCTATGGCTGAATCAACCAAACTCCAGGCAGCAGAAAAACCTTTTCAATTAGATTATGCTTTTCATGCAGGCATGTTTAAAAATCATGGCGGTGATAGTTTTCTCGATCAGATACGCTGGGCATACGATCAGGGTTTTCGCAGCATTGAAGACAATGGCATGATGGGCCGCTCTGCAGATGAGCAAAAGAAAATTGGTGATTTGCTGGCGAAGTTGGGTATGCGTATGGGCGTGTTTGTGATCACTTCCGATAACTGGCATTGGATCACATCACTCACCAGTGGCAAACAGGAGTGGATTGATAAGATGGTGAAGGATTGTAAAACAGCAGTAGAAGTAGCTAAGCGTTGCAATGCAAAATGGTTAACGGTTGTGCCGGGGAATTATGAACGTCGTTTATCACTTGATCTGCAAACGGCCAATGTTATTACTGCTTTGCGTAAAGGTGCTGAAATATTAGAGCCACATGGTTTGATCATGGTGTTGGAAGCATTGAGCGATAATAATGATCTGTTTTTACGTGGTACCGATCAAACGTATATGATCTGTAAAGCGGTGAACAGTCCGTCGTGCAAGTTTTTGTTTGATATGTACCATATGCAGCGGAACGAAGGCAATATCATTGCATCAATTGATCGTGTGTGGGAAGAAACAGGTTATTTCCAGATCGGTGACAATCCCGGCCGTAAAGAACCAGGCACCGGTGAAATGAATTACAAGAACATTTTCAAGCATATTCACAAGAAGGGCTTCAAAGGAATTATGGGAATGGAACACGGTAATGCAGCTCCGGGAAAAGAAGGTGAACTGGCGTTGATTAAAGCCTACCGTGAAGCAGACAGCTTCTGA